One window of Leifsonia sp. AK011 genomic DNA carries:
- the cmk gene encoding (d)CMP kinase, translating into MTVVVAVDGPAGSGKSSVSRAAARSLGFAYLDTGAAYRALAWRCRHEGIDTHGPADVIESLPSFAFAIGTDPEGYFVRVGSEDVTTDIREPAISSTVSNIARIPEVRQYLVDLFRGIIVSTEMPGIVVEGRDITTVVAPDADVRILLTASEEVRMARRSAELSGVSAEATARELSSRDAKDAQVVDFMNAADGVTTIDSTELDFEATVASVVALVRSTTG; encoded by the coding sequence ATGACCGTCGTCGTTGCCGTTGATGGGCCCGCGGGTAGCGGAAAATCGAGCGTCTCGCGGGCTGCCGCTCGTTCGCTCGGATTCGCGTACCTCGACACGGGAGCCGCCTACCGCGCGCTCGCATGGCGTTGCCGCCACGAGGGCATCGACACTCACGGTCCGGCCGACGTCATCGAATCCCTCCCGAGCTTTGCCTTCGCGATCGGCACCGATCCCGAAGGGTACTTCGTGCGGGTGGGATCTGAGGACGTCACGACGGACATCCGGGAGCCCGCCATCTCGTCCACGGTCAGCAACATCGCCAGGATCCCGGAGGTGCGCCAGTACCTCGTCGACCTCTTCCGCGGCATCATCGTGTCCACCGAGATGCCGGGGATCGTGGTGGAGGGCCGGGACATCACGACCGTGGTGGCTCCCGATGCCGACGTGAGGATTCTCCTCACAGCCTCCGAAGAAGTTAGAATGGCGAGGCGTTCAGCCGAACTCTCCGGGGTTTCGGCCGAGGCGACCGCTCGGGAACTCAGTTCGCGGGATGCGAAGGATGCGCAGGTCGTCGATTTCATGAATGCCGCCGATGGCGTGACCACCATCGACTCCACAGAACTTGACTTCGAGGCGACCGTCGCCTCGGTCGTCGCCCTCGTTCGATCCACCACAGGCTGA
- a CDS encoding ScpA family protein, with product MARSPDPVGELETDAPGFRVSLANFNGPFDLLLSLISKHELDITEVSLSAVTDEFISYLRGLDSEEELDEASEFLVIAATLLDLKVAGLLPQGELVDAEDVALLEARDLLFARLLQYRAFKESARWFSERLDAESSRHFRAVRLEEKYRRQVPELVWTLSAEDFAALAALAFAPREIPSVGLDHLHAPLVSIREQAAHVVSMLRQGEPMSFRQLIAGAEQRGVIIARFLAVLELYRGAFITFEQAEPLGDLTIEWTAEQWSDDSLANLGADYGH from the coding sequence GTGGCGCGGTCGCCTGACCCGGTAGGCGAGCTCGAGACCGACGCCCCCGGGTTCCGGGTTTCGCTCGCCAATTTCAACGGGCCGTTCGATCTGCTCCTGTCCCTCATCTCGAAGCACGAGCTCGACATCACCGAGGTCTCGCTCTCGGCGGTGACGGACGAGTTCATCTCCTATCTCCGCGGGCTGGATTCGGAGGAGGAACTGGATGAGGCGAGCGAATTCCTCGTCATCGCGGCGACTCTCCTCGACCTCAAGGTCGCCGGGCTTCTTCCCCAGGGCGAACTGGTCGATGCGGAGGATGTCGCGTTGCTCGAGGCCCGGGACCTCCTCTTCGCCCGGCTACTCCAGTACCGCGCGTTCAAGGAATCGGCACGGTGGTTCTCCGAGCGACTGGACGCCGAGTCATCCCGTCACTTTCGGGCCGTGCGGCTCGAGGAGAAGTACCGCAGGCAGGTGCCCGAACTGGTGTGGACACTCTCAGCGGAGGATTTCGCGGCCCTCGCCGCGCTCGCCTTCGCGCCGCGTGAGATTCCGTCTGTCGGACTCGACCATCTGCACGCCCCGCTCGTCAGTATTCGTGAGCAGGCCGCGCACGTCGTCTCCATGCTGCGGCAGGGCGAGCCGATGTCGTTCCGGCAGCTCATCGCTGGAGCCGAGCAGCGTGGCGTGATCATCGCGCGGTTCCTGGCCGTGCTCGAGCTGTACCGCGGTGCTTTCATCACCTTCGAGCAGGCCGAGCCACTCGGCGATCTCACGATCGAGTGGACGGCAGAGCAGTGGTCCGACGACAGCCTCGCGAACCTCGGAGCAGACTATGGACACTGA
- a CDS encoding ParA family protein — protein sequence MTAQREDSALLPGFEATATGPTGRPLTDFAVPKPLRGHGPARVISLCNQKGGVGKTTTTINLGAALAEYGRKVLAVDFDPQGALSAGLGVATHDVPTIYDLLLGTIANPSEAIVHTSVPNLDVIPANIDLSAAEVHLVNEVARETILARVLRKVSDQYDVILIDCQPSLGLLTVNALTAAHGVLIPLECEFFALRGVALLVETIDKVRDRLNPAIELDGILATMYDARTLHSREVLERVVETFGDQVLETVIGRTVKFPDASVAGSPITSFAPEHAAAEAYRQLARELISRGAVA from the coding sequence ATGACAGCGCAGCGCGAGGATTCGGCTCTCCTGCCGGGCTTCGAGGCCACGGCAACGGGTCCCACCGGCCGCCCGCTCACCGACTTCGCTGTTCCGAAGCCGCTTCGCGGACACGGTCCCGCTCGCGTCATCTCGCTCTGCAACCAGAAGGGTGGGGTGGGCAAGACCACCACAACCATCAACCTGGGCGCAGCCCTTGCTGAGTACGGCCGCAAGGTACTCGCAGTCGACTTCGACCCCCAGGGTGCCCTGTCAGCCGGGCTCGGCGTGGCCACTCACGACGTGCCCACGATCTATGACCTGCTTCTCGGCACCATCGCCAACCCGTCCGAAGCGATCGTGCACACGAGCGTCCCCAACCTCGACGTCATCCCGGCCAATATCGACCTCTCCGCCGCCGAGGTTCACCTCGTCAACGAGGTGGCACGCGAGACGATCCTCGCCCGAGTGCTGCGCAAGGTGAGTGACCAGTACGACGTCATCCTCATCGACTGCCAGCCATCGCTCGGCCTCCTGACTGTCAACGCCCTGACCGCCGCGCACGGCGTGCTCATTCCCCTCGAGTGTGAATTCTTCGCCCTCCGCGGTGTCGCGCTGCTCGTCGAGACCATCGACAAGGTGCGTGACCGGCTCAATCCCGCGATCGAGCTGGACGGCATCCTGGCCACCATGTACGACGCACGTACCCTCCATTCCCGCGAGGTTCTCGAGCGTGTCGTCGAGACGTTCGGCGACCAGGTTCTCGAGACCGTGATCGGTCGCACCGTGAAGTTCCCGGATGCCAGCGTGGCCGGATCGCCCATCACGAGCTTCGCGCCGGAACACGCCGCCGCCGAGGCCTACCGCCAGCTGGCACGAGAGTTGATTTCGCGTGGCGCGGTCGCCTGA
- the der gene encoding ribosome biogenesis GTPase Der produces MADVDETDDFPELDSALVERITSIDEDEAARRAEALRAGLGDYDLDDEDLDILDSASEDPDAITYLPALPVLAIVGRPNVGKSALVNRILGRREAVVEDTPGVTRDRVNYKAEWGGRRFTIVDTGGWEADARGINASVAAQAEIAVDLADAVLFVVDATVGATATDEHVVRMLRATKKPVILAANKVDDAYQEPEAAALWSLGLGQPWPVSALHGRGVADLLDHVLTVLPEISSVAKEEVGGPRRVAILGRPNVGKSSLLNKTAGEERVVVNDMAGTTRDPVDEQIELGGKFWRFIDTAGIRRRVNLAQGADFYATLRTSAALERAEVAVVVIDVSVPISVQDLKIIDLVLESGRALVLAYNKWDLLDDERRIYLEREIEQDLSHVDWAPRVNISAKTGRHLEKLVPALETALESWDTRIPTGKFNALLSELAAEHPHPLRGGKQPRILFGTQASSRPPTFVLFTTGFLDPQYRRFITRRLREIFGFVGTPINVNMRVREKRKR; encoded by the coding sequence ATGGCCGACGTCGATGAGACTGACGACTTCCCCGAACTCGATTCCGCGCTCGTCGAGCGCATCACCTCGATCGATGAGGACGAGGCGGCCCGCCGTGCGGAAGCCCTCCGTGCGGGGCTTGGCGACTACGACCTGGACGACGAGGACCTCGACATCCTCGATTCGGCGTCGGAGGACCCGGATGCGATCACGTACCTCCCCGCGCTGCCGGTCCTCGCGATCGTTGGACGCCCGAACGTCGGCAAGTCCGCGCTCGTGAACCGCATCCTCGGCCGCCGCGAGGCCGTCGTCGAGGACACTCCGGGTGTGACCCGTGACCGCGTCAACTACAAGGCCGAGTGGGGCGGCCGCCGTTTCACGATCGTCGACACGGGCGGCTGGGAGGCCGACGCCCGCGGCATCAACGCCTCCGTTGCAGCCCAGGCCGAGATCGCCGTCGATCTCGCGGACGCCGTCCTGTTTGTCGTGGATGCCACGGTCGGCGCGACCGCTACCGATGAGCACGTTGTACGCATGCTGCGCGCAACCAAGAAGCCCGTCATCCTTGCCGCCAACAAGGTGGATGACGCGTACCAGGAGCCCGAGGCAGCAGCCCTCTGGTCCCTCGGCCTCGGCCAGCCGTGGCCCGTGTCCGCGCTCCACGGCCGTGGTGTCGCTGACCTCCTCGATCACGTCCTCACCGTGCTGCCGGAGATCTCGTCCGTCGCGAAGGAGGAGGTGGGTGGCCCGCGCCGCGTCGCCATCCTCGGTCGCCCCAACGTTGGCAAGTCCAGCCTCCTCAACAAGACGGCGGGGGAGGAGCGCGTGGTGGTCAACGACATGGCCGGCACCACACGCGACCCGGTGGACGAGCAGATCGAGCTGGGCGGCAAGTTCTGGCGCTTCATCGACACTGCGGGCATCCGTCGTCGGGTGAACCTTGCGCAGGGTGCCGACTTCTACGCGACCCTCCGCACCTCAGCCGCCCTTGAGCGTGCAGAGGTTGCCGTGGTCGTGATCGACGTGTCGGTCCCCATCAGCGTGCAGGACCTCAAGATCATCGACCTCGTGCTCGAGTCGGGCCGCGCCCTCGTGCTGGCCTACAACAAGTGGGACCTGCTGGATGACGAGCGCCGCATCTACCTCGAGCGCGAGATCGAGCAGGACCTGTCGCACGTCGACTGGGCACCACGCGTGAACATCTCGGCGAAGACCGGTCGGCACCTGGAGAAGCTCGTTCCAGCTCTGGAGACGGCCCTCGAGTCGTGGGACACCCGTATTCCGACGGGAAAGTTCAACGCTTTGCTCTCGGAGCTCGCCGCCGAGCATCCGCACCCCCTGCGCGGTGGCAAGCAGCCGCGCATCCTGTTCGGCACCCAGGCGTCGTCGCGCCCGCCGACATTCGTGCTGTTCACGACCGGCTTCCTCGACCCGCAGTACCGCCGTTTCATCACGCGTCGACTGCGCGAGATCTTCGGCTTCGTGGGCACGCCGATCAATGTGAACATGCGGGTGCGCGAGAAGCGCAAGCGCTAA
- a CDS encoding DHA2 family efflux MFS transporter permease subunit, with amino-acid sequence MDAQHETHVVTSSTPAVDTPDHSRRNTVVIALMLAATFVVFLNETIIGVALPRLMEDLRIEPSTAQWLSTAFMLTMAIVIPVTGFLMQRLNTRTVFILAMSLFSAGTAIAAVAPGFELLLAGRIVQAAGTAIMLPLLMTTVMTLVPPHSRGRVMGNISIVMSVAPAVGPAIGGIILDALDWRWIFILVLPVAIAALAMGAMRVQNVTTPTKAPVDVLSIILSAFAFGGLVYGLSLLGESAAGTAPIAPWIPIIVGVISLALFVWRQLMLQRSDRALLDLRTFTRRGFAVAIVLMAVMMATLFGTIILLPIYTQDVLGLSPTVSGLLVVPGSLLMGLMGPVVGRLYDKVGPRPLLVPASILVSASLWSFTFLSETTPWYVVIVMHVALSIGLAFMFTPLFTSGLGALPPNLYSHGSATIGTVQQLAGAAGTALFIALLTAGEIMRAAEGADDVIARATGVHWAFLAGAIISLFAIVITFFVPKPDPELAGTNAHGGH; translated from the coding sequence ATGGATGCGCAACACGAGACGCACGTAGTAACGAGTTCGACTCCAGCCGTCGATACGCCCGATCACTCACGACGCAACACGGTCGTGATTGCCCTCATGCTGGCCGCAACGTTCGTGGTGTTTCTCAACGAGACGATCATCGGCGTCGCGCTCCCCCGCCTCATGGAGGATCTGCGCATCGAGCCAAGCACCGCGCAGTGGCTCTCCACTGCGTTCATGCTCACCATGGCGATCGTGATCCCGGTAACCGGTTTCCTCATGCAGCGCCTCAACACGCGCACGGTGTTCATTCTCGCGATGAGTCTGTTCAGTGCGGGAACGGCGATTGCTGCGGTGGCACCTGGCTTCGAGCTGCTGCTCGCGGGGCGCATCGTGCAGGCCGCGGGAACCGCGATCATGCTCCCGCTGCTCATGACGACCGTGATGACCCTCGTGCCACCCCACTCTCGTGGGCGCGTCATGGGAAACATTTCGATCGTCATGTCAGTGGCGCCGGCCGTGGGGCCCGCAATCGGTGGCATCATCCTCGACGCTCTCGACTGGCGGTGGATCTTCATCCTCGTACTGCCAGTCGCCATCGCGGCGCTCGCCATGGGCGCGATGCGCGTGCAGAACGTCACGACGCCGACAAAGGCACCCGTTGACGTCCTGTCGATCATCCTCTCGGCCTTCGCGTTCGGTGGACTCGTCTACGGCCTGAGCCTGCTCGGCGAGTCGGCGGCGGGTACCGCTCCGATCGCGCCGTGGATCCCGATCATCGTGGGTGTGATCTCGCTGGCCCTCTTCGTGTGGCGTCAGCTGATGCTGCAGCGGTCCGACCGAGCGCTCCTGGACCTGCGCACCTTCACGCGCCGCGGCTTCGCAGTCGCTATCGTGCTCATGGCCGTCATGATGGCAACACTCTTCGGCACGATCATCCTGCTGCCCATCTACACGCAGGACGTTCTCGGCCTCTCGCCCACCGTAAGCGGGCTCCTCGTGGTACCCGGCAGCCTGCTGATGGGTCTCATGGGCCCCGTAGTCGGTCGCCTCTACGACAAGGTGGGCCCACGCCCGCTGCTCGTTCCTGCGTCCATCCTGGTGAGCGCCTCACTGTGGTCGTTCACCTTCCTCAGCGAAACAACACCGTGGTACGTCGTCATAGTCATGCACGTCGCGCTCTCGATCGGTCTCGCCTTCATGTTCACGCCCCTTTTCACGAGTGGCCTGGGCGCGCTGCCGCCGAACCTGTACTCGCACGGCAGTGCGACCATCGGCACGGTTCAGCAGCTCGCGGGGGCCGCGGGAACAGCGCTGTTCATCGCTCTGCTCACTGCGGGCGAGATCATGCGCGCAGCGGAAGGCGCAGACGATGTCATTGCTCGCGCCACGGGCGTGCACTGGGCTTTCCTCGCAGGCGCGATCATCTCGCTGTTCGCGATCGTGATTACGTTTTTCGTACCCAAGCCCGACCCGGAGCTGGCTGGCACCAACGCGCACGGAGGGCACTAG
- a CDS encoding alpha/beta hydrolase, which yields MELIFVHGALVRDGEWWWRETADLLRRTTGIHSRAVALPSCGEAREEGGLIADAAALRAALDEVGDSAIVVGHSYGGTVIAESGSHPAVQHLLFVSSYLPAVGQTQGMIMSGETDPVSIGDNGDGTLSANGYDASTFGARFLQDADDETQREAWARVTRQAASAFTTPTSVAGWEDVDSTYIICSRDRSTSVELQRLHAGRATRSVELPTGHHPFITRPDLIVEQIQALSGRR from the coding sequence GTGGAGCTGATATTCGTGCATGGCGCGCTAGTGCGGGATGGCGAGTGGTGGTGGCGGGAGACCGCCGACCTGTTGAGGAGAACGACAGGGATTCACAGCCGTGCTGTGGCGCTGCCCTCGTGCGGCGAAGCCAGGGAGGAAGGAGGCCTCATTGCCGACGCTGCGGCGCTGCGGGCTGCTCTTGACGAGGTGGGGGATTCAGCCATCGTGGTCGGACACTCCTACGGCGGTACCGTCATCGCCGAGAGCGGATCGCATCCCGCGGTCCAGCACCTTCTCTTTGTATCGTCCTACCTGCCTGCCGTCGGACAGACGCAGGGCATGATCATGAGCGGCGAGACCGATCCGGTCAGCATCGGCGACAATGGCGATGGCACCTTGAGCGCAAACGGCTACGACGCCAGCACCTTCGGGGCACGGTTCCTCCAGGATGCCGACGACGAGACGCAGCGCGAAGCATGGGCCCGCGTGACCAGGCAGGCCGCCAGCGCGTTCACGACTCCGACCAGCGTTGCCGGATGGGAAGATGTGGATTCGACCTACATCATCTGCAGTCGGGACCGCAGCACGTCAGTCGAGCTCCAGCGGCTCCATGCGGGAAGGGCAACGCGATCTGTCGAACTTCCCACCGGTCACCATCCGTTCATCACCCGTCCTGACTTGATAGTGGAGCAGATCCAAGCTCTGTCCGGGCGTCGGTGA
- a CDS encoding nuclear transport factor 2 family protein, producing the protein MDAQQLRSAYDAYNAQDLHRLMSLITDDVDWPEGDGRRLHGRAAVTEYWREQWVRTRTTDTVGPIAHLSESVLAVHVDQVVRSIGGRRISGGTFAHVVHVDNNRISRLDIVALRGAPQSAGPTPHEGA; encoded by the coding sequence GTGGACGCCCAACAACTCCGGAGCGCGTACGACGCCTACAACGCTCAGGATCTTCACCGCCTCATGTCGCTGATCACCGACGACGTCGATTGGCCCGAAGGTGACGGCCGGCGTCTCCACGGTAGAGCCGCAGTCACCGAGTACTGGCGAGAACAATGGGTCCGCACTCGAACGACCGATACGGTTGGCCCCATTGCCCATCTTTCCGAGTCCGTCCTAGCAGTGCACGTCGACCAGGTTGTTCGCTCGATAGGTGGGAGGAGAATCTCCGGGGGCACGTTCGCCCACGTCGTCCACGTAGACAACAACCGGATTTCCCGTCTCGACATCGTGGCGCTTCGCGGAGCGCCGCAATCCGCCGGCCCCACACCTCACGAAGGAGCATGA
- the scpB gene encoding SMC-Scp complex subunit ScpB, translated as MTAESTTEAPTPAPQPAVSDVERAIEAILMVADEPQSLVHLATAVGHPVPAVRQSIERLVADYDGEAGGVRRGFELREVGGGWRIYVRPEHDIVVRDFVLTQSPTRLSQAALETLAVIAYKQPISRGAIASIRAVNVDSVVRTLLSRGLITEAFTDSETGAIHYETTPLLLTQLGVNSIDDLPHISPLLDDGSAGFDEQR; from the coding sequence ATGACCGCAGAATCCACCACCGAAGCGCCGACCCCAGCCCCGCAGCCCGCGGTATCCGACGTCGAGCGCGCGATTGAGGCCATCCTCATGGTCGCCGATGAGCCGCAGAGCCTCGTGCACCTCGCGACTGCGGTCGGGCACCCCGTGCCTGCGGTGCGCCAGTCGATCGAACGCCTCGTCGCCGATTACGATGGCGAAGCCGGGGGAGTGCGCCGTGGGTTCGAGCTGCGGGAGGTCGGCGGCGGCTGGCGCATCTACGTGCGCCCTGAGCACGACATCGTGGTGCGCGACTTCGTCTTGACCCAGAGCCCCACCAGGCTCAGCCAGGCCGCGCTCGAGACCCTCGCCGTGATCGCGTACAAGCAACCGATCAGTCGTGGTGCGATCGCGTCGATCCGGGCCGTGAACGTCGACTCGGTGGTCCGCACGCTGCTGAGCCGTGGGCTCATCACCGAGGCGTTCACGGACAGTGAGACCGGCGCGATCCACTACGAGACCACGCCGCTGCTCCTCACGCAGCTCGGTGTGAACTCGATCGACGACCTGCCCCACATCTCCCCACTTCTCGACGACGGGTCTGCGGGGTTCGATGAGCAGCGTTGA
- a CDS encoding prephenate dehydrogenase encodes MTPRPRKTVTDRRLAGPVRIVGTGLLGTSIGLALTARGVDVSLADTSPSSVALAVDYGAGRRAADGDAPELIVVCVPPDVTAATVAAELAAFPDALVTDVASVKAGPLAELIAADADVSRYIGSHPMAGRERSGAISARADIFIGRPWVIAGHDGISYRRAAAVEQLALDLGAIPLEMSTEEHDRNVALVSHVPQVVASLLATRLTDAPEAAVSLAGQGLRDTTRIASSDPELWVQILSANSGAVVDVLRKYRDDVDSLLAALEDPDARGSRRAIAEALAGGNAGVARIPGKHGQSARFAQLVVIVNDTPGQLARLLTDIGEAGINMEDLRLEHSPGAQIGLAEISVLPEAEERLATELTARGWRISELSA; translated from the coding sequence ATGACACCGAGACCGAGGAAGACCGTGACTGATCGCCGCCTTGCCGGCCCCGTTCGGATCGTGGGAACCGGGCTCCTCGGCACCAGCATCGGGCTCGCGCTCACTGCGCGCGGCGTCGACGTCTCGCTCGCGGACACGTCGCCGTCGAGCGTTGCGCTCGCCGTCGACTACGGAGCTGGCCGCCGCGCCGCGGATGGAGATGCCCCCGAGCTCATCGTCGTGTGCGTGCCGCCGGATGTTACGGCCGCGACGGTCGCCGCCGAGCTCGCCGCGTTCCCCGATGCCCTCGTGACCGATGTCGCGAGCGTGAAGGCCGGACCCCTCGCGGAGCTCATCGCCGCTGACGCGGACGTCAGCCGGTACATCGGCTCCCACCCCATGGCAGGCCGCGAACGCAGCGGCGCGATCTCCGCTCGCGCCGACATCTTCATCGGGCGCCCGTGGGTGATCGCCGGTCACGACGGCATCAGCTACCGGCGCGCGGCTGCCGTCGAACAGCTCGCACTCGATCTGGGTGCCATTCCCCTCGAGATGTCCACCGAGGAGCACGACCGCAACGTTGCGCTCGTCTCGCATGTGCCGCAGGTGGTGGCGAGCCTCCTTGCCACCCGCCTCACTGACGCGCCCGAGGCGGCCGTGTCGCTCGCGGGGCAGGGCCTTCGTGACACCACGCGCATCGCGTCGAGTGATCCCGAGTTGTGGGTCCAGATCCTCAGCGCGAACTCCGGCGCGGTCGTTGACGTGCTCCGCAAATACCGCGACGACGTCGATAGCCTGCTCGCCGCTCTCGAGGATCCGGATGCCCGGGGCTCCCGCCGTGCGATCGCGGAGGCTCTCGCCGGCGGAAATGCCGGGGTAGCGCGCATCCCGGGCAAACACGGGCAGTCGGCACGCTTCGCCCAGCTGGTGGTCATCGTCAATGACACCCCGGGTCAGCTCGCGCGTCTCCTCACCGATATCGGAGAAGCGGGAATCAACATGGAGGACCTCCGGCTCGAGCATTCGCCGGGCGCGCAGATCGGCCTCGCCGAGATCTCCGTGCTCCCGGAAGCGGAGGAGCGCCTCGCAACGGAACTGACCGCTCGTGGTTGGAGAATCTCGGAGTTGTCAGCATGA
- a CDS encoding pseudouridine synthase — translation MSSVDPAAEGERLQKVMAAAGVASRRASEDLIAQGRVTVNGEKVTEPGRRVLPTDLVTVDGVAIQLDTSKRYVMLNKPVGVVSSLADESGRPDLRLFTKDYPERLFNVGRLDAATSGLLILTNDGELAHVLAHPSFGVMKTYIAKVQGVVTAQTIAKLLAGFDLEDGPIVADKARALPGGSGRETLVELTLHSGRNRIVRRMMDAVGHPVIDLVRRQFGPLHLGTLPVGQTRDLTKVELGRVLTLSRSGGQDAAAADDTETEEDRD, via the coding sequence ATGAGCAGCGTTGATCCGGCCGCCGAAGGCGAGCGGCTTCAGAAGGTGATGGCTGCAGCCGGCGTGGCGTCGCGACGAGCATCCGAGGATCTCATCGCTCAGGGCCGTGTGACGGTCAACGGCGAGAAGGTCACCGAGCCCGGTCGACGGGTGCTTCCCACCGACCTCGTGACCGTGGACGGTGTAGCCATCCAGCTCGACACGAGTAAGCGCTACGTGATGCTCAACAAGCCGGTCGGTGTGGTGAGCTCGCTCGCCGACGAGAGCGGGCGCCCCGATCTCAGACTGTTCACCAAGGACTACCCCGAGCGACTCTTCAACGTCGGACGACTCGACGCAGCGACCTCGGGCCTGCTCATCCTGACCAATGACGGCGAGCTCGCCCACGTGCTCGCCCACCCATCGTTCGGCGTGATGAAAACGTACATCGCGAAGGTGCAGGGGGTCGTCACCGCGCAGACCATCGCCAAGCTCCTCGCCGGGTTCGATCTTGAGGACGGCCCGATCGTCGCCGATAAGGCCAGGGCTCTTCCCGGAGGCTCGGGGCGCGAGACGCTCGTCGAGCTCACCCTGCATTCGGGACGGAACCGGATCGTGCGCCGGATGATGGATGCTGTCGGGCATCCCGTCATCGACCTCGTGCGCCGCCAGTTCGGCCCTCTTCACCTGGGCACACTGCCCGTCGGGCAGACCCGCGATCTCACTAAGGTGGAACTCGGCCGAGTGCTGACCCTGTCCCGATCGGGCGGACAGGATGCCGCGGCCGCCGATGACACCGAGACCGAGGAAGACCGTGACTGA
- a CDS encoding DUF4236 domain-containing protein — MAFRMNRRIKIAKGLSLNVSKSGVSTSAKVGRVTVNSRRGATVNIAKGVSYNTGSGSAARRGRAAPVALGAVAVTPAGPRTYRRPFGRIRGWVFWTGGIFAALLLGAIPAIGPFLLLSVIAGLVAVWLTTPKQIAGDRSAPATVGGTSVEPPESV; from the coding sequence ATGGCCTTCAGAATGAATCGACGGATCAAGATCGCAAAGGGGCTTAGTCTCAACGTCTCGAAGAGCGGCGTCTCCACCTCGGCAAAAGTTGGCCGCGTCACCGTCAACTCCCGCCGCGGTGCGACCGTCAACATTGCCAAGGGTGTCTCGTACAACACCGGCTCGGGCTCAGCCGCTCGCCGCGGCAGGGCCGCACCCGTGGCGCTCGGCGCGGTTGCGGTGACGCCTGCCGGACCTCGAACCTACCGACGACCGTTCGGACGTATTCGAGGCTGGGTGTTCTGGACTGGAGGCATCTTCGCTGCCCTGCTACTCGGTGCTATCCCAGCGATCGGCCCGTTTCTCCTGCTGTCGGTGATTGCAGGTCTCGTCGCAGTGTGGCTCACGACCCCGAAGCAGATCGCGGGCGACCGGTCCGCGCCCGCGACGGTCGGAGGGACATCGGTCGAGCCGCCCGAGTCCGTCTAG
- a CDS encoding TetR/AcrR family transcriptional regulator, with the protein MGRRKQPEIASDLLDRCTDYSLANGLPDRLEPLARAAGASARMLLYHFGTRDALLKAILQRARQRQVASFTDWLRARTNEAYTDTLARAWTEMTGPNGQPFVRMFNQLRESAEQSLWPDFRRIATTDWLEPLEVGLGTINRPELATLVLAVIRGLLMDREATGDTARTDRAFFEFLGSLGDGATGNSG; encoded by the coding sequence ATGGGTCGGCGGAAGCAACCGGAGATCGCCAGCGACCTCCTTGATCGATGCACCGACTACTCGTTGGCGAACGGGCTGCCCGATCGACTCGAACCTCTCGCGCGGGCGGCTGGCGCGTCTGCGCGCATGCTGCTGTACCACTTCGGGACCCGAGACGCCTTGCTGAAGGCGATTCTCCAGCGGGCACGCCAGCGCCAGGTCGCCAGCTTCACCGACTGGCTGCGCGCCCGAACCAATGAGGCTTACACCGACACCCTGGCGCGGGCATGGACCGAGATGACCGGCCCCAACGGGCAACCGTTCGTGCGCATGTTCAATCAACTTCGGGAGAGTGCGGAGCAATCACTCTGGCCCGATTTCAGACGCATCGCGACAACCGATTGGCTGGAGCCACTGGAAGTGGGACTCGGCACTATCAATCGGCCGGAGCTGGCGACCCTCGTCCTCGCCGTGATACGCGGCCTGCTGATGGATCGCGAAGCCACCGGAGACACCGCACGAACCGATCGGGCCTTCTTCGAGTTCCTCGGCAGCCTTGGTGACGGCGCGACGGGGAATAGTGGCTAG